Within the Pangasianodon hypophthalmus isolate fPanHyp1 chromosome 19, fPanHyp1.pri, whole genome shotgun sequence genome, the region gtctgtctgtctgtctatctatctgtctgtctatcaacctgtctgtctgtctgtctatctagctgtctgtctatcaatctgtctgtctgtttgactatctatctgtctatttatctatctatctatctatcgatcgaTCGATTGATCAATCTGTCTGCCTGCTTATCAATCTATtgatctatctgtctgcctgcctgcctatCAATCTgtcgatctgtctgtctgtctatctgtctgtctgtctatctgtctgtcagtgtgtctgtctgcctatctatctatctatctatctatctatgtatctattgATCGATCAATCGATTGATCGATCGATCTGCCTGTCTGGCTGCCTATCAATctatcgatctgtctgtctatctatctgcctggctgcttgtctatctatctatctacctatctatctatctatctatctatctatctatctggctGGCTGcctgcctatctatctatctatctatctatctatcaatcacAGACCTACACAAAAACAGTGATGAATCTGACTAAGCTAATCAGCGAGCCAATAAAAGAGCTTAACCCCGAGGCAGACCATGGAAAGCTGCGCAGAATCAGAGCCGAGGATCTGGAGTGGTCTTTAGCTGTAGTGTCTTCACTAACACACCTGTGTCTTGAACACATCGTACAAAATTTTGAaggtaatcttttttttttattattaatattaatcattttattacttAGCACAGTAATTCAGTACTGAACACCCACTGGGCAATTCCATGGAAACTGTCAGCTTTACCATGgaaaaaaatgggagaaaaaaaaaaatcaccatacCCACTCTGTTTAATTGCTCTGATTTAATTTatgttgtaaatattgtaaaaattgaaaacacaaaacaaaagcagtATTGCATTACTGAATGTCATCAGTAAGGCTGAAACTGGGGTCAGGTTTGAGGGGATTTACATTCAATTCCtatttttatacaacagtaataataaacaacagcCATGTGATTTTTAAAGTCTCTGAAGGGCTGTTTCAAGTATTTCACATCCATAACTCTCATAACtgtatgttgttttttatttataatatagtatagtatgtaataataaattgctGACAGAGTAATAACTTATATATCTGTAATATGTACACTGATATCTTACTTTTGATTATTTGCCTGCTTTCATCCGGAAGGTCATATAATCAGTTATGCAAACAGAATCACTGACGCTAGGCTTGTGCAGGCACTGAGACACATTTACAAGTCAACATAAGTTTAAATGTCACATCATGGTTAGCTAACTTACCTGTTTATTGGAACACTAAGATGCAGTTAATTCCATCCAACCtgaaaacatacactatatggccaaaagtctgttaacacctgactatcacacccatatgtgggtcttcacCAAACTGCAGCCATAAAGTTGGAAAcatacaattgtataggatgtctttgtatgctatagcattacgAATTCCcttttactggaactaaggggtctaAACCTGCTTCaccatgacagtgcccctgtgcacaaagcgagctccatgaagacatggtttggagtggaagagctCGAGTGATCTGCgtagagccctgacctcaatcccactgaacacctttggaatgaattgAAACACCAACTTCaagccaggccttcttgccaGACATCGGTGCACAACCTCATGTGCTCttttggctgaatgggcaaatccccacagccacgctccaaaatctagtggaaagcctgctcagaagagtggagattattataacagcaaagggaagaacaaaattcaatattaatgcccattgctttggaacgggatgttcaatactcaggtgtccacatacctttggccatgtagtgtatttatgAAGCCTTTGGTGGGACTGTTATGGTGGCGAAAAATTGATTTGTGCTTATGCTCTAATTCATTACAGATAATCCCATTGTTGAGGAACTCCTGCCCAAACATAAGACTTCTGTCCTGGAGAAGCTGCCTCCAACTCTACCTCTGACCATAACAGCAAACCTGATCAGTGACGAGGGCTACTGGAAGCGTTGCTGTCAGAGCCGCTGGAACATCTGTGATGCCTCCGAATATGGCAACAGCTGGAAGCGCATGTTCTTTGAACGCCATCTAGAGAACATCATCGAACATTTCGTCCCAGACGTGACTGACAACAAATCAGTGCTGGAGCTTGTGCCACTGTGCAGAGACTATGTGAAGCAGTTGAGGATGTCTCAGCTGCTGCCCCCAGTCAAGGAGCCGCCAACATTTGAGGAGACCGACGGTGCGGATTCGGTCAGCGATCTTTACACTAATGGGTCCTCAATGGATCACTTTGACTTCCGAATTCTGCTGGACAAATTGAGCAACCTGGAAGAGCTGCAGTTGGTTTATTGTGTAAAAAACTGTGGAATGAACTTTGAGTGGCATCTGTTTCAGTTTACCCTCCGTGACTGTCAATCATTGGCTGAGGCGGTGAAATCCTGCAAATCCTTGAAGGTTTAAATGGATTATTGTATTTGAGattccatccattttctttaTCTGCCATTTCATCCCTTTGTTTCAATGTAGGCCTAATTTACATCTCACATTAATGTATGTTCTCAACAGGGTTTAGCACCATAAGAAaacagtaagtaagtaaacaatACAGGTCTATATTAGAGACATAGCCAGCTGGTGATGTCATTCTGTACATAGCAACATGAGGCCAGTTACGCTATTCTGGTGTTCTCCGCCTCCTCCACAATTTTTTGCATAGAGCtgtaaaactaaacaaaatcaATGCAAGCATATAGGGAATGCTTACGTCTGGGTAGTATGAGCCTCTGGAATGGTGACTTCTGTAATGCAAACCCTATTGCCTTTCCAGCTCTCTAATATGTCTATCTGTGTTGCAGAAGTGCACAGGACGCATTGTAATTGGAATGAGATTTGATCAGCCAGAGCTCTCTTGGTATAATCGGATCTCAAGCAGGCACAGATTCCCTCTGTACTGTGTTCGTTTCttgctaatgttagtgataaagTCCCCACAAACATGGTACAAGAACAAATTACTCCAAAAAACCACAGTAAAGAACCCTGGAACAGTGAAGATTGTTTTATTGCAATTGCTGCACATATTCAGATCCCAATGCATATTCAAACTTGAGTAAGACTGCAATATAGTATTAagttttatattacatttgttACAGAGGACCTTTATTTGTCAcgtatacattacagtacagtgaaattctttattcacatatcccagcttgttaggaagctggggtcagagcacagggtcagtcatgatacagtgcccctggagcagatagggttaGGGCCCAACAGTTTGGCGCTGCTGTGGCTTGAACCCCCAAGCTTCTGAGCTGTAAGCCATGACCTTTAACCACTAAACCTCTCAGCCTTGTTTGTCAGAAATGAATGTTCCTCCACCAATGCAGGTAGAATGGTGCCTCTGTGGGTGAGATTTTCACAAAATCATGCTAAAATTAGCATGAGACACCCTTCCTTGGGTTCCTGTTCTGTGGATGTACTCTACTTATTTCACCCCTTATGCCCTACTTCACACTTCAACTTCTAACTGACTAATTGAATGATTTCAACACTACCAAATGGTAATTGAGCTGTTATGTTTATTCTGTTCATTGTATCTTGCTTTACAGGTTCTCCGAATCCATCGGAGCAACATGGAAGATGAGAAGTGCCGCATGCTGGTAAACCACCTGCTGGATCATTCATCCCTGGTGGAGCTCGACCTCTCACACAATCTCATAGGGGATCGAGGGGCGAGAGCCATCGGCAAACTCCTCAACCGCAGCTGTCTGGAGACGCTGAACATTTATGACAACCGGATCAGTGGACAAGGAGCACAAGCCTTAGCCCATGCCCTCTCCAGAAACACCTCCCTAGTGTCACTCAACTTGAGACTGAACCAGCTAGGGGATGAAGGTGGCCAGGCTATAGCTCAGGCCCTGCTAAAAAATCAGACTCTGGTAAAACTTCATTTAGGGGCCAACGAGATGACGGAGCCCACAGCCACAGCATTCTCACAGGTCTTAGTACAGAATACGACACTGAGGAACCTCAACCTGTCCTGCAACAAACTGGGAATGGTGAGTTCTGTACATCAGAGCTTCTGGTGTGTTGCTTTTAAAAAGCAGGCTTTCTACATGTTTTACAAtgctttttgttgttaaatatgcctttctaaaataatataatgtaggAGATGATGTGTTTTCTACCATATATAGTAGACAATGTGAAATACAGTGGGATCCagtttttagaattttgaagtatttaaaacaaagaaagtaaatgttcaatatcttgaatatttaataatcacgattctgcactatttctaggtccctatttaaatgtgatattgaccatgttaactgctttgtacaaaaggtcagattttcctcatgcctgatctcttctattgaagcgtgtgttcagatgacacattggatttgatctaaaatggatcataaagTATTGtgcaaacttgtggagtccatgtcagctcgagtgcacactctcattaaagcaaaaagaggatgtaccaaatactaagaaactgtgaaattcatataaatatttcaaagattcgaaaaaatcaaagcattttcactagtgctctaaGACTTTAGGACCCCACTGTATTTTCTAACACGTTCTAACACATCCATAGATCCTCAATGCTATGTAAGTTATACTAATATGCATCCCACTTTTATAGTACATTTGACATTTAGACTAGCAGGCAAATGAAAGTGCTGTGTCCTCTTCTTCATGGTGCGTAGGATGGAGGGAAGGTCCTGGAAGAAGGAATGTCGCACAACAGCAGCCTGCTGGAGTGTGATATTCGCCTTACTGAAATTAGCCTGGAGAGCGAGTACTGCATCCGTGAGGTACTGTGCAACAATCAGGACAAAGCCcggcgcaaacacacacaggacacagcaAACACCAAATAAACCACTgtttgagatgcagctcattTGTTAAATATCACACTGAGAAAAGGACATTTTACTAGGAGCACTGTGTATGTGCACTGAATATCTAAAATATTGTCACAAAAAAAGGCTGTAAGTACAATTTAGATAAGTTTTGACGTGATCTGCAGTCCTGAATAATAATGCATGTCTGTATTTAATTCTAGCATGCAGGTACTAGTAATGAACTCATGCACTATAGCTCCCAGTGAAAAAACTGCAGTCAAAAACAGTGCTGATGTGGTGAGTAAGAGTCTCAAAAAGAGAGTAAGGAACATTTATCACAATGGAGTGAGGGGCTGAAGCACAGAATGGAGACAGATGCTGTGAATATCAGCCTGAAAGCCTGCATGCCCACATGAGCCCAGCCAATCTGTTCGGTTCATTTGAAAACCATCTGAAAGTTGCTTGCATTTATTTTAGGCACCATGATCACCTGCTGACATAAATTTGAGTTCTATATTCCTCTGTCAGTTGAAGCAAATCAATTTCTTGTTTCTTgggtaaatataaatatatatatatatatatatatatatatatatatatatatatatatatatatatatacacacatgtgtgtgtgtaaactgagCACATATCACCATCTCGTTCTTGAAATGCTTGAAGTTTGCCTTATGTCATTTCATGTTTTAGAAGCAATCTTACTTAAATCTCACCAACTGTATGTTACTGCTCATTAATCTGTGTACAAAGCTGCACATAAGCTGTGATTATAAGCCTTCATCTTATGTTTTTCTAGTACCTATTTTTCCtttatatcatgtttttttctggttttgataATGTAACTCTTAACTCTAGTTACGTAAGTATAGTATTGTGTCATATATGTATGAGTATCACATGGATACCAGCTTGTGCACATGGCATCGAAACTGAGACCTTCCAGTAAAGTCAGGAAGTGATGTATGACACAAGATTTACAATAAATTGCAATAAATGCTGCTATCTTACAACCATCTTTCCCTGAGGAATCACTTTAGGACTAACTGGATACAGAGATGACTACCACACTCACTGGAAGGGgcaatgttaaaatgttagaGAATGTTAGAGAAAGTGCACAGTGATACTCGGAAAGCAGCTGTGCATACTTCCTAGTGTGGCAGGCCCCTGTGTAATGCCCATGAGGAGAATATGCTCCTTGTAAGCATGTCATGTTAGAGGCTGGTGATGATGACCACCACCCAGTGGGCCAGCCTCATCTTAGACACAGAAACCATCCATGTCTTTCCTCCATGACAATTCAATAGTTAATCTAAGGATTGAGTAGCTATCATCTGAACTAAATAGTATCATATTTGCTGCAAACAACAAGAAATGCTCTGCAGTCTTGCCTTCATGGAACACTGCTAGGTCAAATTGACTGATTTACAAAAATAGGTGATATGTTTGTGGCAGAAATATCGGGTTCAACCACAAGGTCACCCCAGTATCATTGTCACCAGAGTATACAGTTCTTTCACTTGGTGAAGTGATCTCTAGCAGAAAGGCATGTTGCATAGGCTCATAAGGAGGGGCCTTAGAAGGCATGCAGAACTTTTATGGGTGTTGGAACATGGAACTAAGTTGTGGTGACCTAAAGATGTTGCATGAACAGTCCATTTAGCCATGATGTTGGGATTCAAAAACCTGTGCTGTCCTCTCCAGTGCTTCTTTGATGGAAAACCTTAAGGGCAGATTTTGGCCAATATCCTGGTGTAGGTCATATTAGCTAGAATATGTTTCATGGAGCTCAGGTGCATTTGAGCTGTCTGTTCAAATCCTCTTTAAAACTCACAATGAAATCCTTGTAGTAAGGCATAGTGAAGGTCTCgatatccaggtgattctcagcACCCCAGGCTGCAACTGAACTGTCATTCTACAATGAACTGTACTGAACATGCTTTGAGTCTGCACTTATACCATACAACTTGAGGATTGTGCCATTATGTCAACACCATTGTAGTACTAAATGATTTCAATTCGTAcggtatactgtacataaaagGGGACTTTTAATAACTAACATCTTGTGTTATGCCAGTCTTCTGCTGAACCGTATCATCTTTTACTGATACAAATATCATGGGAAAAGGAACAGGATCTgactttttatttcacttcatgTGTAAAACCTGTTGCAGAAGTTTTAGAAAAACCTTTTTAGGATATTTTCACATAAAGATAGCATTTGTTGCATAAGACAGTTTTTTCTTCTATGTAACCAGCTTCTTTTATATTCAACGCtgctttattgttttgttttttttcagaaatgaagCATCACATTAGTGATATAGTCATAGTTATAGTtatcaaaatacaaattaacAAAGTTaccaaaatacacatttttcagCAGGTTATTTCATTCACTAACAATGGTCTAATCAgctgaaaaacattttgtattttatgtccTACTGCATGCAACTTTTTTTGCAATGACCAgctattttgtatttttcacagtttttaaaaataatgagtaattaaagtaaaaaaaaagtaattaaaactCACAGTGTTTcataacaaattaaattaatgtacagtgttttgTATATAAATTCCATGTAATATCATGATCTCTGGTCATATTCATTCTCAATGTCTAATTATTAGATGAGTTTATCATCGGCAGGGTCACGCTGCTGTCCAGGTTGCTGTAGCAGACAGAAGTGGATGAGTTCTTGGCTCTGGTGGAAGAGAATTATAATCACATTTGAGAAATATTTCTATGTTCTGTCTCTCATGATTTTTATGTTACTAAAAAAGGCAGGCAACAGATAACCAGTGAAAATGTTGCATATTATGTGTCCTAAAGGTCTGAATTGTCATGTGTAAAGGTCTCAAATGTCATGTGTAGCtggggctgtagtcaagaccacCACTGTCACATCCAAGACAAGTCCAGGACCAGGACTGTCCGAGATTGAGTCGAAACTGAGTCTAAAGGGGGTTGAGGCCAGGTCAAGATCAAGTCCTAATGAAAGTGTGACTGAGCCAAGATCAACATTAAAATCCATCAAATAATTTTCAAGGTTAAAACTTTACTTCATCTAGTTGGCTTCATTCATGCATTGTGCCAGTGATTAGGCTGTTTTCTACAAGAAagaattacttcttgtcaacTTTTGTtgcgaaaagaaaagaaaacagaaacattatttttacagatGCTCGAATGAGACCAAGACCTTATCTAGCCAATGCCCAAGAAGGAGACAAGTCAAAGTACAAATGCCAGTAAGTCTGAGATAAGTCCAAGTCAAGAAAGAAAACGTCTTGAGACCAGAATCGAGTCTAAGACCAGTCTCTCGTCCTACAGCCGCACATGTAGCACACCCAAAATTAGTGTTACAGATTTTGTTACAGATTTATGAAGCTGACTATAAACTTTTTGTGAGTAATAAAATTTCACTTACTGCAGTGCATTCATGTAACACTACATTAAACAGTACATAACACTGAATAAGATATAAACAAAATGCTTCCCTGCTATGTTAAAATGTCAACAAGCTTATACATATAGCTGAGCTAAAAATTATTAACTCTTTTAACTCTGAGTCTTTCCACTGAAAGATAGTTTGTTAATAATGCAATAACCTGGTTATCTCACTGGTTACACTACTGCATTACTCATCCATGAGCATGTACTTACATTTCAAGTGTTGTCCTGAAACTTCTTTTATGCTTAGCTGAAGAGAGAAAATTAATTTAGATTGAATTCTCAGACTGAAGATGATGACAAAAAAATGGGAGGGCAGTGTAACAGTAAAATGTGCATTGGCAGAATAAATGTACTCACACGTTAGATAAACAACAGAGATTCCCAAAACCAGCAAAATCAGTATAACTGGCACCAGGATTGCAGGAAGCGCATCTATTTCTTCATTCACCTTAATTAAAGTCAGAATTAACAATTGCAGACCAATACTAATCAAATTGTAATAGAGTCTCTGTTTATGTCATGCATACTTACATGCTTATTGTCTTCTGAAGAAGGTGCATCAGGGTAATTTTCTGAGATCACAACTGTTGTAACCAAAGTTGAATAAGATTAAAGGAGATATTGAAtgctatacatttttttctgttatctgTTCTGTATCTTCTGTTAATCCCGAGTAAAAAGACTTTACATTTGTTAGCAGAATAAACGTCACAATGATGGGCATATTTAGTCTGATTTAAAAAGATtctaaaactgtttttattttgaagaatAATGTATACACATAATTCTGTGTGGTTTCAACTGATCTGAGTACATTCCTGCAACTTTTAAACACAAGGTTGTGTACTATATACTTCTGCcttctctttattattattagccatgTATAAATCCAGAACCGGAGCGATCTGACTTATTTTCTCATCTGATCATATTCACTGCTTTATATTTTCTCCACTAGAATGTGTAATGCTGACTAACAATTCTTCTTCAGTCTTCTTTTTATCCAAAGTGTagtagttaattaattaattgagtAATACATATTgattaaattattgttaaaggcaaatgagaaaaaaaagacgaTCCAATGACTACTATTCTAATACAtgtacaacccctggcaaaaattatggaatcaccacacttagaggatgttcacccagcttttttactttatagcaaacaaacaaatcacagatatgacacaaaaaaggttttgttcaatagcttaacattctggtttgtgaaatatacataaaaaaaattcaaggacattttttttattaatggcatgtctttttccaaatcaagtagaggaaaaaattatggaatcactcaatgttgaggaaaaaattatggaatcaatttttaatttccatttctaaaacaaatactggaacaagtctaaaaatgctaataagtcagcagttaaaagagagtgcttacacactttaatgggctgttggacttggctaattgaaaggaaatatggctccaatgagagagttgtcagttgaaacaatggaaaggattataaaactccttcaacaaggaatttcaacatggagtgtggccagagaagttggttgctcccagtcagctgtgtctaaaatttgttgcaagtataaacttaatgggaaggttatgaaaggtagatatacaggcagactaaggaagatgtcaaagcatcaggatagaacACTCAAAGCaatatgccttgaaaatagaaaatgcacaacaaaacaaatgaaaaacaaatgggcggaaacaagagtcaatgtttgtgacagaactgtaagaaaccggctgaatgaaatgagatttacatatagaaaagccaaaagaaaaccagcactaacaccaaaacagaagaaaacaa harbors:
- the tcte1 gene encoding dynein regulatory complex subunit 5, whose product is MNLTKLISEPIKELNPEADHGKLRRIRAEDLEWSLAVVSSLTHLCLEHIVQNFEDNPIVEELLPKHKTSVLEKLPPTLPLTITANLISDEGYWKRCCQSRWNICDASEYGNSWKRMFFERHLENIIEHFVPDVTDNKSVLELVPLCRDYVKQLRMSQLLPPVKEPPTFEETDGADSVSDLYTNGSSMDHFDFRILLDKLSNLEELQLVYCVKNCGMNFEWHLFQFTLRDCQSLAEAVKSCKSLKVLRIHRSNMEDEKCRMLVNHLLDHSSLVELDLSHNLIGDRGARAIGKLLNRSCLETLNIYDNRISGQGAQALAHALSRNTSLVSLNLRLNQLGDEGGQAIAQALLKNQTLVKLHLGANEMTEPTATAFSQVLVQNTTLRNLNLSCNKLGMDGGKVLEEGMSHNSSLLECDIRLTEISLESEYCIREVLCNNQDKARRKHTQDTANTK